The Bernardetia sp. genomic sequence AACGCTGTAAAGTGTGGTAAAGTTTATTATTAGCATAAAAAAATTCGATAAGCACAAAGTACTTATCGAATCTGAATCTCAATGAAGAGAAAATAAAACTACTTAAAGCATTTATTATCCTTACTTCAAACTAACGCTCTGCCAAACGGATGCTGCCGTGTTGATTGATGACACGTACTTTTCCATTTTTACCTCCGTTTGTTTTTCCTTCTAATATTTTATCGTGGTCGTCGTCTTCTTGTCTTTGAATATTTGTATTTGGCATGGAGTTTCTTATGCTTCCATGTTCTGTTCTGACTTCAAACTGAAAGGCTGCATCCGAATCAAAACGTAATTCTATTCCTCCGTGAGCATTTTCTACGTCTATTTTATCAAAGCCTTTCTGAATTTGTTCTATTTCACAATTTCCGTGTTTGAGAACCAAAACAGCCGACTTCGATACTTTTCTAATCTCTATTCTACCAAATTTATTTTCTCCCATTATCTGTGAAACAGTTCCAATTCTCATGTTTCCGTGTTTGGCATTGATGTCTAGTTTTCCTACCTCATCAATTCTGACATTTGAGTGTTTGCTATCTATTTTTAAATCTGTATCACTTTTATCTATGTTTATACTTCCATGAGCGACGTAAATATCAGCAGAGTTGATTTCATTGATGGAAAGGTTGCCAAATTCAACGTTGATAGTATGGCGCATTCCTGTTAGATTATGAGCATTGAAATTGCCATGTTTTAAATTGACATTTAATCTTCCATTTAGGTCAGAGAGTGTAACCGAACCAAATTTATTATCTACATCTATATTTAGATTTTTAGGAATTTTGATGTCATAATTGATTTCAAAGCCCTCTCTTTCATTGCAGTTGTAGCCACTTTTTGATTCTTCGATTTCGGTCTCAAAACGCACTCGTTCTCCTGTTTTTTCTTGGTCTATCTCTACTCTATCCAATATTTTTTGAGCTTCTTTTTCGCTTCTCGCCCACGCCAAAACAGTTACTTGAACAGAAACTTCATTTTTATTATGAGTACTAAAATTGACATGTCCATATTTATTAGCTATCTGTAAGACATCTTTAGCATCTACTCTAAAAGTTGCTTTAATGACTTTTTGTTTTTCTTCCTTAGGTTGGTAGTATGGGTCATCTAAGTTATTAGCATTCGATGGTGTTATACCTATACAGAGTAATAAAAATGCAAGGAGAACAAGTTGGGTTTTATATAGATTTTTCATTTGTTTTGTTATTTTGATGGGTTTCTGAATTAGATTGTTCTAAAATTTGGATGCTCTCGTCCAAAATTTGTTTACGCAGTTTTAGATTTTCAAGCATTTCATCGATAAGCACTTTCGGATTTTGTTCTTCCAAAAGGTCGCTTTTCATAATTTTATAGGCTTCATCTAGTTCATCTAAAGTCTGTATTGTTTCTGGAGTTACCCAGTTTTCAGTGTCTTTTTTCTTGAGTTCTTGTTTTTCTTTAGCAATAACAGACGTATAATAGTTTTCAGCTTCTACTAGTTCGGCAGGCAGTGCTACTGTTTGAACTACATTGTTTTGATGCT encodes the following:
- a CDS encoding DUF4097 family beta strand repeat-containing protein, with translation MKNLYKTQLVLLAFLLLCIGITPSNANNLDDPYYQPKEEKQKVIKATFRVDAKDVLQIANKYGHVNFSTHNKNEVSVQVTVLAWARSEKEAQKILDRVEIDQEKTGERVRFETEIEESKSGYNCNEREGFEINYDIKIPKNLNIDVDNKFGSVTLSDLNGRLNVNLKHGNFNAHNLTGMRHTINVEFGNLSINEINSADIYVAHGSINIDKSDTDLKIDSKHSNVRIDEVGKLDINAKHGNMRIGTVSQIMGENKFGRIEIRKVSKSAVLVLKHGNCEIEQIQKGFDKIDVENAHGGIELRFDSDAAFQFEVRTEHGSIRNSMPNTNIQRQEDDDHDKILEGKTNGGKNGKVRVINQHGSIRLAER